AGCTTGGTGTCAAACTAATCCAGAGACTTGGCCTCACCTTCCTGAAGCCACGTTTGGCCGCTTGGAGGTTAGACATAATACCCAGCTAATTACTATATCTAATGTTGTAAAACTAGGTCTCCAGGTCTCTCTCAGGTCAAAGTCAGCTGGCACGATCTTTATCTGCATAACACGTTTATacacaaagaaatgcagaaaactTTGTTTGTTAGATCTTAAACATGCATACCAtcaatgtaaataatattgttaatACTAAAATAAAGTGATTCCCATAACCTATTATGGCTCCCTGTTCAGTTGGGAATTTCGTAATATCAGGTCTCTTTCCAGCTAGAGTTTCATAGTGATTAATGAGCACAGAGCTGAGttttatgtgcatgtttttcagGTACCAGAGAGGTAGCCGTTCCCTAGCAGCAAACCTTTCCATGTCCCAGTCTACTACAGTCGCTGCCGCTGAGACTCCTGAAGTGGAGACAcaagaacaggaggaggactATGACATTCCTGAGGAAGTGGAGACCGTTATTGGTCAGTTTCAACCTTCACTCAGTTTAAAACTTGTTATTGCAATACCTCTGCTCAGGAAATCTAATTTGCATGTTATTTTACAGAGCATCTCCTAGTGGGACTGAAAGATAAGGAGACAATTGTGCGCTGGTCTGCAGCAAAGGGGTAATAATCGGTTCATATGTCACCTAGCAAACCTGAACTGTTAAAAAGATCTTTGTTGCTGCTTGTCTTGTGTATTCTTTATGTCAAAGATTTTATGTGTTATAGTAATCATCTACTTTATTTAAACCTTCAGCATTGGGAGAGTGACTGGGAGGCTTCCCAAGGAGCTGGCAGATGAGGTGGTTGGATCAGTGCTGGACTGCTTCAGGTAGGTTCATGCTGGGGGCATATTGGCTCTCTCCATCAGTCACGCTATGCCATGTATCATCTCttatgttttttagtttttttcaaaatacCCATCACACAGTGACAATTTTTCAAGCAGGCCTATATTCCACTAACATGTTCTATGTTTTGAcctgtgctgtttgtgttctttttcaGCTTCCAGGAAACAGACAATGCTTGGCATGGAGGCTGCCTGGCACTGGCAGAACTTGGTAGGAGGGGCCTGCTGCTACCTTCCAGATTGACTGATGGTATGTGTCCACCAATTCACATTGAAATAATTATCACAAGATACATGTAAGCAAGTCAGTTTTTGGTAATTATTTATtcaacatatttacatttacattacattaccaCATCTTCCATTGTCAACTTTctacaatacaaaaaatgtccataaatatTAAGAACCCTTATAAAAATTGCCTTTCACCTTTTCCAATCAAGTGTAAGAACAAGACACAATATGCACATACCTGTGACAACAAGGTTTTACATTTAacaagtaatttttttattttttatttttttacagttgacCTTGTGGCAGTGCTATAGACATGTCACTTCTGCTCCTGCTAGAATAATCAAATATTTCAGTGcttaattaatatttataacatTGATGTTCATTAAGTTGATCTGTTCATGTTGAAGCCTGCAGTGGTGAAGGTTAGAGATATTCTGTCCTTATTACCAAATATTATAACAGTCAGTTTTGTTGTTAGCAGCAACGAGGCCTCCTCCTTAGAGCCCGCCCTGGTGcttttgctcttttgtttggtttatgGCAGTTGCTTTCAGCCCGGCCACTGTTCGCTCTTTTCATTCCCTTTGCCTTAGCCTTGGTTGTGTGCTTGGTCTTCTCTAGAAAGCCAGGACTTCTAGCGCCTGTGCAATCCTCTGAGGGCCCGTCTGCAGTGCTGAAGTGACATGAAGAGGCAGCAGAGCTTGCACTGGCTAGCTGACAGAGTGCCAGTGCTGCAGTCTGCCTCTGGTCACATGGTTCTTCATCCAGCTCAGTGTCTGGCCTTTGCTGAAGATCATCTGAAGTGCTTAGGGCAGAGCTGTGTGCAGGGCTGCTATAAGAAGCCCGCAGGCTGAGGTTCAGAGGCAACTCTTCCCCTTTTAATTTCTCTGTGTCTGAGCACCTCAGTCTGTGGTCAGATGgacttttttctttgtccagGTTCCTTGTTGAGAGGTTGAGGGGGGCCAGATCTTCTCTGTTGTCCTTATTATCTTGTTCTGATGTAGTTTCAGGACATGActcaaagacagaaatagaggaATATCTGTTGTTCTCAGCTGATCTGAAAGAGACAAGGCAAAATAAAGAGTTAAAGGACTGACTACCATAATTGcaaatacagtatactgcagCTCAATTAAGCCAAGAAATatagatttctttcttttacttaCCCTCCATCCACATGCAGAGTTCTTAACTGCAGCAAGCTTTCTGCAGAGGCCTCTTGTCTTAAGTCAGTTTTGATGGGTTGCATGGCTGTAGATGTGTGTCCTAGTTGGGTGGTTGTCTGTGACTCACCCTTGTTGGTGTAGAGCTCAGCCTCTGTATCTCTCTGGAGGATGTGTGCATGACTGGGTCTGTCAGGGGACCCCAAGGCTGAACAGCCCTCTTTAGGGCTTAGCCTGGTTTCCTTGTCTCCACTTTGTCCATGGTTGCTCTTCTCTTGTGTAGATGTGTTGAGGCTGTTGTGACTGGGATGTGAATGCATATATAAGTCATAATCCTTAGGCCCAAGGGTAGGGCCATACAAATCCAAAGGAAGAAATCTTGGTCCTGTAATTGGCATGGAAAGCTCATGGGGTCTGTACAGGGTATAATGCAGAGGGGACCCGGGGTGAAGAGGGTGGCAGTATCTATATGGGTATGGGGGAAAGAGGGAAGTGTGAGGTGGGGCAATGGGTTGTGGTACCACAGGCCTCTGGGGATCCATAAACTCTGGCCGGAAGGAAGGAGAGTTTGACTCATTTGCATGGTGGTTTCCCGGGAGGTAGTATGGTGGATACAGGGTCCGGTCAGACAGGAGATAAGGAGAGTATTCAGGAACCATGCGAGGGGGGAATGGTTTTAAGGGAATGGATGATGAAATCGTGTCCCATGGGAAGCCTGGGTGGTTGAAAGTGGCAACAGGTGCTTGCGAATCCTCTGACTGCTGCACTGATGACTTGAAGGCTTCTGTTCCGTCACTTTTGGGTGTGACAGGGTAGAAAGCAGATGGGCGCGGCAGAGACTTGGCCTCATTGCTctccctgttctctctctctgttactgTATTTGATTTTGTCACAATCTGGCTGTCCTTATTGACTGGACTGTCACACGCAACATCAACTTCTTCTGTGTCATGTCTGCTCTCAGCTTTGTTCTCCTCAGCTCCCTGTTTCTCAGGACTATTGTTCTGAACTGCCGGCAGGGGGCTTGGACAATCTGTAGATTTGACAGGGACTTCCTTTGCTACAGCCTTGACCTGTCGGGCTGTTTGCCCATTTTTCTGTGACATCAGGGAGATGGAGTTTTTACACAAGTTGTATTTCATGTGGTTGAAGAGGTGGGACTTTTCGTTGCAGGTGAAAGGACACTGGAAACACTGGTACTTGAAGGGCTTGCCTGGTGGTCGGGGAATGTAGTGGGGCCTTTTTGGCTTGCGTTCCTGAGCAGTTTCCATTTTGATGCACGttttctgaaagaaaaatacagcacattGCAGTTGGTAGTGGTAGTCAAGAGAAACTCATGAATCATTGTAGCTTTTGTACCAGATTCTCACTGAGATGACTGTCAAGTAATGAGGCTAATAGAGTTGTTTGACTGGTTCAGGTGGAGAGTGGCTCTCATTGGAagttttttctgtcagtgtttcttTAGCTGCTCGGGCAGAAAAATCTCTTGTTGCACAAAACACAGCACCCTCAGGCTAATGTATTTCTGCAACTGTTACTTCACACTGGGTTGGACACCAAACAGAGTAATAGTTAAATATGAAAACCTGTCTACTGTATGCAAAAATGTACCCACATGTTTGCATAGGTGCACTCACGTCTTAGTGTGGTTTTGGTTGATTGGCAGCAGCCTACAAACGCCTCTACTTAACCTGCCTGTTCACCTATCTATCCGTTCTGATATCACTCCACTCATCTCTTCTATAAAGTTCGAGAGGCGCTAGGGCACTAGGTAGGCAGGTGTTGGGCAGACTAGGCTCTTACTAACACAGACCTGGAGGGCATGCAGAGActtgctttctctctcaaccTTACTAAACTCTATGCTGTTGGCGTGGGAACCACCAGCCACCTGCTTCCCATGACTACACCTGCGGGATGCACTCAGCTCCCAATCATCATCATTTGATGATCTCACCAGCTCTGGAGATACATGAGTATGAGAAGTAATTCTGTAATAATTCTCCATGCAATGTACCAGCTAGCATGAGTAGTAATAGTTCAAACTAGCCATTTTAGTAAAACTGTGAAGTAGGTGGCATCTGAAACATTTCAGGTTCGCCTTTGAAATGAAACATCACCTAAAGCTGTGAGTGTTGCTGGGTGCCGCATGGAGGAACCTGCTTGTCATGCACTGTCGCAAGAAGTTGTCACTCAAGTTTCTGTCCAACTGTAGTAGCACGCAAAGCCACTCCCTTCTTAAGATTAAGAATTCATTTGAAAATCCCCTTTGAACAGTGTATCTCTTCACTGTGAATATAATCCagtcaaaacctttttttttccttcatagaaaatatatatttgcttCCTGTGAGCTCAagtgatgtttctttttttaaattacacacCAGTctgtataattatataaaatagattgttaaaaaaatgtttcaaaaaaacGCTATGTTATCTAACTAAGTATCTTGAACTTTTTTAGTAGGTTTTCTGCAGAGGCCAAGTAGTTTCGGCATTACCTGTGCATCAGTCGTGGCGGTGCAGGCAGGGGATAATTAAAATCCATAGGTAACAGGTGCATATGTAGCGTATACCTACCTTAAATACTCCCTACAAACTAGTTAACAGTACCTTTACAAACCACTGTCTTTTCCAATAACACAGAAAGGCTTTGACAGAGTgctgtaaataagtaaatgtaaCTTAATGCTGCTTCCTTGTTAATGAAggaagaataaagaaaaaattacCTGCTCTGGTTGTAGCAACAGTGTCCTCTCCTGAGTATTCAGCCTGCAAAGAGCCACTCCACAGTCTACAGCCACCGTTAGTATCTGGTCAGGACGTTTGCTCCAATATGTGCTAAAAGTTCAGAGTGTGTTTGCGAATGTGTGTgatggtgcatgtgtgtgctgtatTTGGTGATGTTCGTTGTGTCGTGAGTTCCTCTCTGAGGTGTTGTCTCACTAGTGGGTGGGGCTTCAGCCCAAACAGCATGGCCCTCAGGCAACATTGATGTACCTGATATTAGTCAAGCCTCAAGCGATGATTTACATGATGTGGTGGGGTGGGGGCTTTCACTCCTTCCTCTTTCCTGCATTTCctccatttctttattttgtggaAATGACCAAACTGGCCTCATTCTGCAGTAACTGCAAATAACATGTTGATTTACATCAGTGCCTCAAGTAAAGTTCAGTAGCAAGCTGGCAAGATCAACATAACATTTGCATACTTGCAGGTAAAATTGGTGCTGCTCTTGTTTAGCATTACCTCACTTTTTATGTGAGCAGTGTTCAAGGAAACTAGTACAGTGTTACAGATTTATAACCTTTACACAAGTCAAACTTTTACTAAATGAGCTGACTTTATTGCTAACCATCCAACCAAATCAAATTATagccattatatatatatatatgtatatatataaccTTTCCTTGATTTACATATAAGTACCAATTACTAAATGACTGTATATGGTATATGAGAACACTGATTTCACTGATGTTCTCACAGTGGAAAAGGAATAGATGGGCAGGCACTAGCTTGCATTCAGTTCGGATTCAAAGAGTCTTATATTGGAAATTGATAATCAGCCAGGTCATTGCGCTGCACACTCAAAAGGCATGTTTTTCTAATGGATGATAATCAAAATCTGTCATTTCAAATATTCACTGATACATTGGTAGTTGCTTGGctttgtggagttttttttctgtcGCTTTTAATCAAttctttgaaaatgttaaaacagttCATGGCCCTGTTCTGCTTCTTTCTTAATGTCCTGCCAAAAGGTTGTTTTAAATGCATGTAAAccataatatttataaaatctgAAATGCTTACCATGGTTTGGAGGCTCAGCatattgaaaattgaaaatgttcatgaaaaataaataatgcctTCTtcattattgtaaaataaacagtacaGCCAGCGCACATAATCTTTAATTCAGCTAGTTGTTACTGGTTTTAATCCAAGGATTTTTGTGTCAGGTGTGAAGCTAAAGTAGTTATATTTGAACTCTCCTTACCACAAAGattgcatacagtatatgtaacaTGTTTTTGACATAGCTTTCATTCTTTGATATTagattttttgttgttcatCCATTTCTGTTGTCTGCTTGCAGTTGTGCCACTCATTATCAAATCCCTGACCTACGAGGAAAAGAGGGGAGCATGCAGCGTTGGTTCCAATGTGCGTGACGCTGCCTGCTATGTGTGCTGGTCTTTCGCCAGGGCTTATGAACCCCAGGAGCTCAAGCCTTTTGTCACTCCGATTGCCAGGTACCCTTCCTCATCCTTCCTTTGCCATAAAACCTTCACATGCATAGATCGCTGCAAAACCACACcaagaacacatttttatctgtcaAGTTCACTGTTTCAGTGACACAAGAGTGAATCTTGTGTTGATAAGTGGCCCAAATGATTGATTTCACTATTAATATGCCTGTAATCATACTTCACTCTTCCCAAGAGGAAAATTCAAAAGACAGGCTCAGCTCCAAAAAAAATAACTGTACCTGTTTTCTGATGTGCTCCCATTTTAATTTGCtcttgctgctgtttgttgttaatgcaaacatttgctcCTTGTGTATGCATTATCATGTACATTTTTACagcattatttaaaataacataacatCACCAGTATGCCATATTTGCCACCGTCAACAACATAATCCTTCCTCTTTCccgagaaagaagaaaaatacaggtCAGTTATAAATAGAGCAGCAGccataaacatatttttgcatttactgatatatctgtgataagcccGCTATCAGCCAATGGTATCATCCTATCAATATGTACATACTTTAACTATATTCCtcaactgtataaaaaaaaatagcagctACAATCAAGAGATGAAAGCACAATatactgttttgataatcagtcAATCAGCCACTTATAAATGACAATCATTTTTTAGTTGTGCGTTTCCCTGTTGATGTTCTCTCTTTCTATGAAACTTGCTGTTGATCTATTTGTGGCTCATTGACAGCTGTTCTTTTGTATAAATTAATACTTACTTGCTGAGTGCTGTGTCTGACACAGTAACGATATACTCCATGATTTCATAGGGCCGCCATATCCCAAAAATTATTCCACGCTCACTCTTGTTGTGAAAGTGAAGTTTCAAAGCATCAGTCGTGAGCTTGGAGGATATTTTGGGATTAATGCGCGTATTAAAGCTTTTGAAACCGCTGTGAAAAAATGCACTGTTTTTGGGCAGTggaataagaaataaaatacagtatgtaaaatgCATAGTCCTTTTTTAGACATGCAATATgtaacattgctggcttcatctGTCAGACATGACAGCTCTTCtacagaaagagggaaagagccGCATGCTCGTGTGATATTTGGCAGATAGAGTGAGATTTTTGCATCAGTTCCATTATTTACCGTTATTAGAGAGCGAGTTCTGCTCCTTGTTTTGTAATATCCGACGGTGCATGAGTATTGAATGACAGCACATTAAATTGATACTCTCGTTTTATTCCatacatgctgtatgtaaaacGTTTTGTttgatattaatttattcatacatGCAGCTGGCATgagtaaacatttaaaatatagaGAGAGACTATTCAGATTATTACTGTGCTTGTacaagggtttttttttttaacctcagcTCCTCAACAACTTAAAACTGgctctttcacagtgtttcctaGTTTAcgaaactgattttattttctttgtgcataaGAGATGAAGAttgaaataatacaataattacAGTGATCTTAGAAGGCAGTAACATTACAAAACgcacatttctttctttctctctgcatgtttcaccttgtgctgctgcagcctttacgTTAATCTGACAGCATTCAATTCAGACTTGTGCTGTTTCGGAAATCTTAATAGGTCCGACCTAGTGACTAGGttgcttattcagacatgagaccaacatGTTAAATTGCCATCAGATTATCGTAAAagggtgcatgtctgaaaggggttTATTATTTATCGGACTCAAATCTCCAGAGtatgacttttgtttttttattttgggtcaATAATCAGTTTTGCTTCGGTTTTACAAAATGGCTAAGAAGGCCTTTTTCCAGGATCAGACGCTGGAGCCAGCCTTAAAAGAGTGACATTGAGCAATGAGTAAAATTTTAAAACCTTTACATCTAATCGGCAACCAGTGTAGCGAAACAAGGGTGCAATATCATCCAGTGACATGCGCTCAGTCTTTGTCAATAGTAACGGTTTGC
This genomic interval from Siniperca chuatsi isolate FFG_IHB_CAS linkage group LG21, ASM2008510v1, whole genome shotgun sequence contains the following:
- the znf750 gene encoding zinc finger protein 750 — encoded protein: METAQERKPKRPHYIPRPPGKPFKYQCFQCPFTCNEKSHLFNHMKYNLCKNSISLMSQKNGQTARQVKAVAKEVPVKSTDCPSPLPAVQNNSPEKQGAEENKAESRHDTEEVDVACDSPVNKDSQIVTKSNTVTERENRESNEAKSLPRPSAFYPVTPKSDGTEAFKSSVQQSEDSQAPVATFNHPGFPWDTISSSIPLKPFPPRMVPEYSPYLLSDRTLYPPYYLPGNHHANESNSPSFRPEFMDPQRPVVPQPIAPPHTSLFPPYPYRYCHPLHPGSPLHYTLYRPHELSMPITGPRFLPLDLYGPTLGPKDYDLYMHSHPSHNSLNTSTQEKSNHGQSGDKETRLSPKEGCSALGSPDRPSHAHILQRDTEAELYTNKGESQTTTQLGHTSTAMQPIKTDLRQEASAESLLQLRTLHVDGGSAENNRYSSISVFESCPETTSEQDNKDNREDLAPLNLSTRNLDKEKSPSDHRLRCSDTEKLKGEELPLNLSLRASYSSPAHSSALSTSDDLQQRPDTELDEEPCDQRQTAALALCQLASASSAASSCHFSTADGPSEDCTGARSPGFLEKTKHTTKAKAKGMKRANSGRAESNCHKPNKRAKAPGRALRRRPRCC